The window AGCTTGACGACGCGGTTGGCATCCTCAAGGCTCAGGTTGGAGTAGAGTACCTTGTAGTCCGGCTGGTTGATCCAGAAAATAAGGGCGAAGAATATGCCGATAACGGCCAGAGCCAAACCGCCGATGAAAACGCGCTGGGAAAGGCTGATCTGGCCCCAGAAGGCTTTGGACTTGTCTACGGCATCATTGAGCAGAAGGGACATGGGCTACTCCGTGTGGTGTCAGTTTCAGGGCGCCAACCGCCATGAGATCAGAATTGCAGGTTAGAAGCTGGTGCGGCTCAGTTCCTTGTAGGCCTCCATGACCTTGTTGCGCACCGCGCTGGTCATGGACATGGCGAGACTTGCCTTTTGCAGGGTGATCATCAGTTCATGCACATTCTGGGTTTCGCCGGAAGCGAATGACTTGATCTGGCGTTCCTTCTCGCCCTGCATCTCGTTGGTCTTCTGAACAGAGTCCTTCACGGTCTCCACGAACGAGGTTTTGGGGGCCTTGGGCAAGGTGAAGGATTCACCGGTGGTGGCCTTCTGCGCCTTGCTGAAGTTGTGCATGGCGCTGGAGTACGCCTTCATGCCGATATTCTGAATGCTCATGGCCTGTCTCCTTCAGCCCGCTTATTTGGCGAGTTCAAGTGCCTTGTTGTACATGGCCTTCACGGCGTCCATGGTGGACACGTTGGCTTCATAACCGCGCTGCACGGTCATGAGGTGGGCCATTTCTTCCACCACGTTGATGTCGGGGTAGAAGACGTAGCCTTCCGCGTTGGCGTCGGGGTGGCCGGGTTCGTACACCTGCTTGAGCGGACGCTTGTCCTGCGCCACGTGCATGACGCGGACGCCGCGGAGTTCCCTGTCCAGTGCGGACTGCATCTGCTTGCTGAACGGATGATCCACTTCCGTTGCCGCCATGAGCACCGTCTTGCGGCGGTAGGGGCCGCCTTCCGGAGTGCGGGTGGTCTTGGCGTTGGCAAGGTTCATGGAAATGATGTTCATATGGGTCCGTTCCGCGCTGAGCGCAGAGGCGCCGATATCGAGTGCTGTCATGAAATCCATTACTTCTGCCCTTCCGTTATGATTTTGTTCAGGCCTTCAAAGTTACCCTTCAAAACAGTGGCAAGCGCGTTGTAACGCATATTGTTCTTGGCCATTTTTGCCATTTCCTTGTCGATGTCGACCTGGTCTTCGCCGTGAACGACGCGCGGCTTGAAGACCTTGCCCCATTCGGGGCCGAAATTGTCCGGGTTGAAAACCGCGGGCATGTGCGAACCGGAGGTGCGGGTCATCTTGCCCTGTGCGTCCAGATTGAGCGCCTTTTGCAGATCCTCTTCGAATTCGAGGGTGCGCTCCTTGTATCCGGGCGTTTTCAGGTTCGCCAGGTTGCTCATGACGACATTCTGACGCTTGAGCTGCATGTCCAGAACCTTTTCAGTAATGGACATATGCGAGCTGAACAGGCTTTTCATGCAAGTATCCTCCGTAGTTACGACAAATCGGGCGTTCTTGTCGGGTGCCCGTCCGGTATGATCTGCAAACTAAATAGCAAGAGCTGTTCCATAGCTGTAACACTTTGTTTTTAATGTATAAAAAAGTTAAAAAAGGAAGGCTTGGGGCGTTGCTCGCACTTTCGCAAGCACACAGTGTCAGGGAGTCGGCAGGGGAAGGTGGAAGAGGCAGGAAAGTCCGAAAAGAAATAATTCCTGAAAGGTACAGTTCTTGGATTCGTCAGCCGATAAGCAACTCGGCTCTTGCGTTGTGCCTATATATTGATGTAAATGGCCGCGCCTTCATGCATGATTGCATGGGCGTGAGTGGAACACACTCTTTGGCGATAGTTTTGGCACACGTGTTGCATTTGTTTTCGCAACCGGCGTCTCTCAAGGCAGAAAGGATAAAATTTGCCTGGTTCGTCGGCTCGCATTTCATCCGACCGGATGCCCGGTCGGGGGCGCGAGGGGAAACTTTGTCCTACATGGAGGGGACCATGAGCAACCATCTCGATTACGAAATCAACAAGGAACTCGGCGAATGCTACCTGTTTATGGGTGAGCTGGACAAGGCGGAAGAGTATTACAAGAAGGCCGCCAACTCCAACGGTGTGCACCCCGACCCCTATCTGGGTCTTGCCACCATCGCCGTGCAGCGCGGAAAACTTGACGAAGCCCTTGTGCTGTACAAGAAGGCTGACTCCATAGAGAGTAACGACAAGGCGCTCGCCGGTATGGGCCTGATCCATATGGATCGCGGCAACAACAAGGAAGCATTGGAATTTTTCGTCCGTGCATTGGAGCACAATCCGGACAACATGATCGCCATGAGCGGGATGATTCAGGAAGGCTACGCCCTGAACTGCGTGGCAGATATCGTCCCCGTGCTGATCAGCAGCCTTGAACATGATCCCAACAAGGACGCCGTGCGATTCTCGCTGGCTGGCTGCCTGATCTGGCTTGGCAAGAATGCGGAAGCCATGGAACATCTCGAGCTTCTGTTGAAGAAGGATCCGGAAAACGAAGGTGCCCGCCAGCTTTACGAAAAGGCAAGCGGCGCCCTGTAATCCATAGACGGCAAAATCTCCCCTCCCCATACGATTTTCCGGCCCTGACGCTGGCGCTTACGGGCCGGGAAATCCCTTTTTCAAAAACCGCCTGCGGCAATTTATGCCGTGGGCGGTTTTGCGTTTGTCTGCGGGGGCGGAGAGAAGAAATACCCCTCGCCGCTCCGGCTGGCTGCCGGTGCGGGCCTCAAGGCCGGAACATGGCGGAGCTGGGTGTCCGGGGACACGGTCAGGGGATGGATTCGTAATACTCGATGATGGGTTTCAGAATCTCCCGCAGCTTGCCTGAGGCGCGAACTTTATCCACCAGCCGGACCAGAATGGAATCCAGCGCATCGCCTCTGCTGTCAGGGGGCAGAACAAAGGAGGCTTTGAAGGTCTCAAAGGGGATGGCGACGATATTCTTGCGGCCCGTCCATCCTTCAGCCTCCATTTCCTTGAATGTCTTCTCCATGCTCAGGGCGGCGAAGATGAACCCGTCAAGCCGCCGGTGCTCCAGCTTGCGAATGCTGCTTTTGAGACCCGTCGTTCCCGACTGTGCAAAGGGGAACAGGTCAACGTGCGCGATGTCTGTTTCAAGGATGTATTTGCCGCTACGCGCCTGCTCAGGCGTAAGCAGCATATCCTTGTGGCAGTAGAGGTAGAATTTCGCTTCATAGATGAAGGCGCTGGAATACTGGAAAGACATGGTGCGCTTGGGAAGCCTATCATTCCACGCGTAAGGAAAGAGCACGTCAGCTTTCTTGCCTACAGAGTCCTTGGCACGCATGAAGGGTAGAATGAGGGGTATGATGCGTCCTTCCGGATACGCATCATCCATGGCGGTAATAAGGTCGATGAATCTGCCTTGGAGTTTGCCGTCGTCACCAAGGTCCACCAGCGAAGGAAGCAGGGGCATGGCTATGGTGATGTCACGGGCATGTGTCCATGCGGGGTGGCCAACTCCCACTGTAATTGTGAGCAGCAGTAGCGACAGGATCCGGTATACCTGGCGGCAGAAACTGTAGTTCATAGGTGCTCCACGCTTTAGGGGGGAATGGTTGCAGTCAGAGTAGCAGGACTTGGCAGATAAAACCATCCGAAACCCTCCATAGGCTGCCGGTTGCGTCGGTTATTTTCGCAGCAGTCTATTTGTGGCGGTTCATCCTATTGAAATAACAGATGCTTGTTATTGTTATAATGATGTATTAAAGGGGGGAGTCGTGGGGTGAGCTCCGGGGTGGCCCTGCCGGTGATGTGCCGCAGGGTGGAGCGATTGAGAGAGGCTGCTTCAGAAGAGGCTGTACGGGTGTATTCCCCAACGGGTGAACAGGAGGGAACGGGCCATGGCAGGATCAACGCCTGACGGAAGCCTTAGTGCCTGCGAGTCGGGGGAAGCGGTTGCAGGAAATAATGCGTGCGGCGACTTGCGCCGTGCGCTGTTTGAGTGCCGGCAACGGTTTGCCGTGCTGGCAGAAAACCTTTTCAACTGGGAAGTCTGGCAAGGCCCTGACGGGCGCATGGAATTTATTTCCGATGCGTGTGAACGCATATGCGGATACAGTGCCGAGAGCTTCTACAGGAACCCCGACTTTTTTTCCGCCATCATGCATGAGGCGGACATTCCCATCTGGCGTAAATTGCAGGCCATGATGCAGGGCGGTGCGCGTGCCGGAGAGGCCGAATTCCGCCTGCGTACTCCTGATGGCCGCGAGCGCTGGATTCACTACCTTGTTCGCCGTGTGGAAAACGACGGCGGCGAGTTCATGGGCTACCGCGCCATCTGTCGCGACATTAGCGAACGAAAGCTCATGGCCATGCAGCTGAAGCATCAGGCATGGCACGACCCCCTGACAGACCTGCCCAACCGCACCCTGTGCATGGACCGCCTCGGGCGTACCCTTGAGCGCGTCAAGCGCAAGGGGGGCTCGGACTTTGTTCTGGCCTTCGTCGACCTGGACCGCTTCAAGGTCATTAACGACTCGCTCGGCCACGGCATCGGCGACCAGATCCTGCGCGAGACGGCCTTGCGCCTAATGCGCGAGGTGCGTGCTATGGACACGGTTTCCCGCATCGGCGGTGACGAGTTCGTCATTCTGCTGGAAGAGGTGGATTCTCTGGATGAGGCGCAGGGCGTCATCCGCCGTATCATGGATGCCGTTGAAGAGCCCATCACCATAGGGCCGCGCATTGTTCGCGTTACCGCCAGCTTCGGCGTTATCATGGGCGGCTCCGGGTACGGAACCGCCGACGAGGTGCTCCGTAACGCCCATATCGCCATGCATCACGCCCGGGAGGAAGGGTGGGGCAATATGGTCGTTTTCAACGACAACATGCTCGAGCGCGCCATGAATCTCATGCATATAGAGATGGACCTCTACCGCGCGTTGGACATGGAAGAGTTTTTTCTCGTGTACCAGCCTATTGTGAATCTGGGCTGCCGCAGCATTACCGGGTTCGAAGCGCTTGTGCGCTGGAACCATCCCGAACGGGGCACGGTTTCTCCTGCCGAGTTCATACCGGTATCGGAAGGTACGGGCCAGATACTCAACATCGGCAAATGGGTTCTGTATGAAGCCTGCCGGGCCATGGCCCGGTGGCGTGAAGAGTTTCCCGAATTCGAGGATATGCTGGTCAGCGTCAATCTTTCCGCCAGACAGCTTTCCCAGCCCGGTATGGTTGATCAGGTTGCCGACGTGCTGCGTGCGACCGGACTGCCCCCCCGTTGCCTGAAGCTCGAGGTGACGGAAACCATGCTCATGGGCAATCCCGAATTCGCCAACATGGCCCTGCGCCGTCTCAAGGAGATCGGCGTGAAGCTGTGTATCGACGACTTCGGCACCGGCTATTCCTCGCTGACCTACCTGCAGGCCTTCCCCATCGACACCCTGAAGGTGGATAGAAGCTTTGTGGCCAAGATGAGCCGCGATCCGGGCAACTTCAAGATAGTGCAGGCCGTTGTGGCGCTGGCCCATTCACTGGGGCTTGAGGTGGTTGCGGAAGGCGTGGAGGAGGAAGAACAGCGCATCATGCTTTCCGAACTGCGCTGTGAAGGCGGGCAGGGGTATCTGTTCTCCCGGCCTGTACGCGCCGAGGAGGTGCCTACGCTGGTGTTCGGCGTTTCCGTTAATACGGAGCCGATGAAGGGCGTGGCCTAGCTTTTCCCGCTTCCTTTTGAACAACATGAAACAGGGCACGGAGCATATTGCTCCGTGCCCTGATTGCGTTTATGCGGCAGTGCGGCAGGTTATGCCTTTTCCCCTTTCCTTTTATGGGGGGAAGCGGACACCCATTTATTGATGATGCCCCAGAACTCCTCATGGGAGAAGGGCTTGGAGATATAGCCGTTGGCTCCTGCTTCCAGGAAACGTTCTTTGTCACCCTTCATGGCGTAGGCGGTGAGTACCACGACAGGGGTAGCTGCGATTCGCTGATACTGTTTGTCGTTGCGCAGCTTCTGTAGCATTTCAACGCCATTCATGACGGGGAGCTGGATGTCGAGCAGGACAAGGTCAAAGGGCTTTTCAAGCAGGGTGTCCAGCGCCTCTTGTCCGTTGTTTACAGCCTGTGTGACCCACTCCCGTTCCGTGAGCAGGGTTTTCACAACATGCTGCGTGACAGGGTCGTCCTCCACGATCAGTACGCTTCGTTTGCCCTTGACCGGAGTCACCGGCTTGCTTGCTCGCAACTGAGCCTCATCGGAGGAGGAAAAGGCCAGCGGAATGGTAAATGAGACCTTGGTACCCAACCCGGTTTTGCTTTCAATGGTAAATACCCCGCCCATCTCGGCAACAAGGGTCTTGCAGATGGCCAGTCCAAGACCGGCTCCCTGATGCTTTCTCGTGAAGCTCTGATCGGCCTGTGAAAACGGTTCGAGCAGAAAGGGCAGTGTTTCCGGTTCAATGCCGCAGCCCGTATCTTCGACGGTGAAGATCACCTTGGCCTTGGTGCCGTTCTGCACTGAAAGTAGGCGGGCCGTCAGTGCGATGGTGCCTGCGTCTGTATACTTGCAGGCATTGCTCATGAGGTTTGCCAGCACCTGATGCAGGCGTTCAGCATCACCTTCCACGCATCGGGGGATGGCTTCGTCAATGTCTGAACGAAAGGTCACTGCATTGTTCTTGTATCGCTGGGCAAAATGGCCTGCCACATCATCCAGCAGGTCACGCAGGATGAAGGGGCGGGAAATGATGTCGATTTTGCCCGCTTCTATTTTCGCAAGGTCGAGCAGATCAGAAATGAGCCGCGAAAGACGCTCGCTGGATTGAATGGCCATGGAGAGCAGTTCCTTCTGGCCGGGATGCGTGATCTGGGTCTGAAGCATCTGCAGAACGCCGGCAATGCCGTTGAGCGGGGTTCTGAACTCGTGACTCATGTTGGCTAGGAAGAGGGATTTGGCCTGCGTTGCTGCCTCTGCCGCCTCCTTGGCGCGGATGAGTTCGCCGTTGATGTTAGTCAGCTCCTGCACGAAACGCTTGACGGATCGGTGATAGAGCGCCTGAAGCGGCAGTGAGGCGAGAATGAGGGCTGCGGTAATGATGGCAGCAATGAAGAAGTTGCGGACCCTGAGAGCGGTGATGTGCGAAATGTCGTAGTCTGCGCAGGCAAGATAGGTGCGCCCTCCGGGAGAAGTTTCCGGAATTACCACCGACCGGAAGGTTCCCCATTGGTCGGTATAGGAGGCAAAGACCGCCCTGCCGGTACGAAGTGCGGAAACAAAACTGTCCGGCACGTCTTCGTAGGGGTAGTAATACCAGCGCTTCCGGCTTGCAGCCTCTTCTTCACTGACGGTGGGGGCGGCGAAGAAATATTTTCCGTGGTTGCCAACTACCGTATAGGCGTAGGTGAGACCTGAAAAGAGCGTGAGGTCGTTGACGCGTTTGCGATTTTCCATTTCCTCTTCGTAGGAGATGGAATCCGGTCCCGTTGCGCGGTCATGGAAGTCCTCGGCGAGCATGTGCTTGATGGAGAGGGCTGCGGTTTTCAGGCGCGAGTCTATGTAGTCCATCTGACGCTGCTCTTCATAGATGGTCCATGTCACGGCCATGAGCAGTACGACAAACAGGAATACTCCATACAGGAAGGGGTATCTTCGGAAGGTACGGTCAGTCGTCATGTCCTGCATAGGTCTTCAGCAAACCTCCATTCGGCGGGTGCGCCAGACAGTTCTGGTGCTGGTAGGGATTCTGCAGCGCGCCGCGCATATGCGTGGCGGAAAGTATGCCATGAGATAATACCTGCTGCAACAGCTTACAGAAAAATGAAATGATTGGGTTTGAAACGATTCGGATCCGCTACGTGCCATCAGCGCCCCATCGTATCCTCGGAAGGGGGGGCGTTGTTCTGCACGAGATGCACGTTGGCATCACCGAAGCGAACAAGCACCATGCCTGAGAATTTATTTTCACGATAGACTTCAACACGATACACGGTTCCCGCTTTATCAATGGAATAGGCATCCATGATGTCGTTCTTGCTGATTGAGATGCCGCATTCGTTCTCCACGCCGGATCGTGTGAAGCCGATGACATTGACGCGATACCCTTCTTCCGGCGTCACTTCGAATGCTTCGCCCACCTGCACCATGCTGCCTATGGGGGCTGCTGTCTGTTTGCCGTCAACCATGAGACGCAGCGTCTTGAGGCTGTCGTCATAATCAAAATACTGCGGCATGAGCTGGGTGATACGGTTGTTTCCGTAATAGACCCTGTAGCCGTTGCCTTCGTCCACCACGGTGAGCAGGGGTTTTGAAGGGATGAAGTCATTGCCTGCATTGCGGCTGAGCGGCATATAGCGCAGTGTGCTGCGGATGTTGTCCATATCCAGCTTCAGCCTGCCGTCATGAAAGGCCAGATGCAGGTTGCGGTTCATCGCCGCTTCCAGCCCCTCGGGCGTGAGGGTGAAGTCGCGCTCGAACCGGATTCCGGCCTGCCGCATGAAGGATTCTAGAATGCGCACGTGGTAGTAGGCGCGCGTGGCCGTATTGAACGACTTGCTGGCCTCCACGCCGAAGGCGGGTTTGCCGTGGTTTATGGCAAAATAGGTGAGGGTCTTTTCCATCTCCACATCGCCGTCGCGCGTGCGGGTGTTCTTGAGATGGTACAGGTGTTCCGGCACCAGCAGGGCGTTGTTTGCGTCTGCAACGGCAACCGTGGCCATGGCCGCCAGATTGCCGAAGCGGGAGTCTTCAAGCGATTCTTGGTCAATAATCACGCTCTGTCCCCAGCGGTCGGGGTTGCGGACGGAATTCTCCCACTTCGGTCTGTAGAATCCGCTGCCGTCGTGCAGGTTCAGAATGAGGTCTACCTGCGGATGCAGGATGATGGACTTGATTTTCTCGACAGTGTTGTATTCGGGATCTTCCTTGCCCAGCCGCGCGAACTTGCGGTTCATGTCTCCGTGCAGGCCGCGTGACCGGTTGATGATGCTCGGGAAGTTCAGGTTGGGCACCACCCAGACGTTGCCCTTGGTAATGGCGTAGTGGCTGGCCAGCACCCCTGCGGCGTTGAAGCCCCCGGGCTCGTCGCCCTGAATGCCGCCTATGACCAGCAGTGTGGGGCCGGCAGGATCGTTGCCCAGTTTGAGCAGGGTGAAGTCCAGCGGGTTGCGGGCATGCGCCGCAAGCGTTGTGCAGAGTACGAGAAGGAGTCCGAGTATGTATTTCATGCCTGATTCACTTTCACATGCCATGGTTCGAAACGCACGCCCAGCCGGTTGCCGCGTGGGTAGCGCAGGGTAAGATAGCCCAGTTCCGCAAGCCGTGCGAACACATCCGTCTCGGTGAAGCGATCCGTGAAATTGTATTCGCCGAAGTCCCGCTGTCCCACGTCAAAGTCGCTCACTCCGTGGAAGGAGTAGCCTGGAGGCGCAAGGGAACGGGAAGCGAGCGAAAGGTTCGCATCGTTCTGGACGGCCTTGTTCAGGAACAGGTGAAATTGCTTCATCACGCCGCGTACGCCAGAGGTGAGCACCACCGTGTTGCCAAGCGTTTTCTGAATGGCAAGCCACGTGTCGTGCGGTTCTCCTTTGAACAGGTAGTTGCCGCTGTAGGGAACCTTGATCACATTCTTCTGGCTGATCCGCTCCGTCAGCCGCGTGATGACCTTGACCCCGTAAAAACCGTATATGGCCGCATCTGCGTAAAACTGGCACTCCATGAATTCCAGCTCGTTCTTCGTGAAGGTGCCGATTTTGGGATAGTTGCGGCCCAGCCGGACGGCATCGTCAAAGCCGAGCAGGGAGAAATTGGCGTAGCCAACGGTATCCACCATGCGCTGGATTCGCTGGAGCGTCCGGTACAGAATGTCGCGGTGTTCGCCCTGCAGGATGATGTCACCTTCGAAGGGCGAGTCGAAGTGGCGCATCTTGTCGTAATAGTCGCGGATATGCAGGTCGTAGGCGCCCGCCTGCGGTGCCAGATGCAATGCCGTGCCGTCCAGCGTGGAACTGGAAATGGCCGCGGCTGCCCGGACTGGTGCAGGCAGCAGCGACTGAACGGCAAGAGCGGCCGTGCAGCCGCAGATGTGTTGTAGGAAGTGTCGCCGGTTCAGCATCAGACCCCTCTGGCTGATAGTGCGTGTGTCTCGTGAAGGAGTGTATCTCAGAATGATGCGGGACGCAAAAACGTTATAGCGGCGTTTTGCTTTTGTCCCTTGAGGGAGGGGGGCTGCTGCGGCGCGCAAACTTGAAGCACTAGCCCGATGCGTCGGCTTGCCTCTTGGCCGGATTTTCTTTAGCCTGTCCCATTGTCCGGAATGGCAGAGTCCCCTTCCGGCGCGGCGTGGCGACGGTGCGGTATCGCAACCTGAATCGTAGCGATACCGCAGCCGGTCCGCATGATCTGCCGCCAGTTTCGTAATGTCATCTCCATAACGCAGGGAACCATGAGCACAGCATCTCTGACTACAGCATACCGTCCGCAGACCTTTGCCGATGTGGCAGGACAGGAGACCATCAAGGCCATCCTCTCCCGCGCGGCACGGGAAGACCGCATAGCGCCCGCCTATCTCTTCAGCGGCACGCGGGGCGTGGGCAAGACCACCATTGCCCGCATTTTCGCCAAGTCGCTCAACTGTGTGAACGCGCCCGCGGCCGAACCCTGCAACGTATGCGAGCACTGCCGCAAGATCACGCAGGGCATGCACGTGGACGTGGTGGAGATCGACGGTGCATCCAACCGCGGCATCGATGATGCCCGCCGCCTGCGCGAATCCATCGGCTATGCTCCCATGGAAGGCCGTTACAAGGTCTTCATCATCGACGAAGCGCACATGCTGACCCGCGAATCCTTTAACGCGCTGCTCAAGACGCTGGAAGAACCGCCCAAGGGCGTGACCTTCATCATGGCCACCACGGAGCCGCACAAATTTCCCATCACCATCATCAGCCGCTGCCAGCATTACATTTTCAAGCGTCTCGGCGAGCATGAGCTGGAAGCGCACCTGACCAACATTCTGGGCAGGGAGCAACGCGCCTTCGAACCGCAGGCGGTCAAGCTCATCGCCCGCCGTGCGGCCGGTTCCGTGCGCGATTCCATGTCGCTCATGGGACAGGTTCTGGCGCTGGGGCATGAAACGCTGCTGGAAAGCTCCGTGCGCTCCATTCTCGGTCTTGCGGGGCAGGAACTGTTTTTCAAGGTCATGGAGGCCATGAAGGCGCAGGATGTGGTGGCGGTGTCTTCCGTCATCCGCGAGATTCTGGATCAGGGCGTGGATATCGGCTACTTCCTGCGTGAACTCGCCACCACGTGGCGCAACCTGTTCATGCTCAAGCAGGCCGGAGAGCAGGCGCTGCCGCTGCTGGACCTGCCAGAGGCGGAAGCCCGCCAGTGGCTGGCATGGGTGCCCGAATTCGAACTGTCGCACGTGCATGCCTGCTGGCAGCTCACGCTGGAAGGCCAGCGCCGCGTGCTGACAAGCCTTGAGCCCGCCATGGCGCTGGAGCTTCTGCTGCTGAACCTGACCTTCCTGCCCAAGCTTCTGAACATGGAGCAGCTGTCTCGCGGCGGCGCGCGTCCCGCTGGCCAGCAGCCCGCACAAGGCGGTGCGCCACGGCCTTCAGCGCCAACAGCGCCGCAGGGCAGGGGGCCGACAAACCCTTTTGATGCCGCAGCCGGTGCCGCGAACCAGTCGGGCAACATGCCTGATGCACCGTCTGCCGCAACCGGAACCGCTTCCTCTTTCTCCGGCACTCAGGCCGGTGCCATGCCCCCCGCCGGTGCCGGGCTCGCGCCCCATGCCCGACGGCCTGAGCCTCCGCACAGACGTGCCGCGCAGGCTGCGGCAGGCCGTGATGTGCCTCCATCCGCCGGAATGCCTGGCCCCATGGACAACGACGGCCCGCCTGTCGGATATCTGGATGGCCCCCCGGCGGACCTGCCGCCCGAGTTCGGCGGTGCCGCAGGTATGGACGGGCCTCCGCCCGCCCCGCCTGCAACCTATGACGAGGCTATGTCTTCTCAGGAAAGCGCTGCCGACGGAGGTCAGGGCTCCTCTCCGTTCATGGGGCATTCGGGACTGAATGGTGATCAGGCTCAGGATGCTGAAGTTGCCGAAGCCCCCGTGCTGGACCCAGCCACGTATGCAGGGCCGCGCAACTGGGAGAATTTTCTGGAGTTCTGCAAGCAGCAGAATGGTGAAGGCGGCCGCAGCGTGAATATCCTGTATTCCGCCAAGGGCGAGTTCTCAGGGAATGAACTGCGCATTCTTACGCAGTCCGGCATTCAGTATGACCGCCTGAACGAAGCGGGGCTTCTTGCCATCCTGAACGAGCGCGTCCGTCAGTGGTTCGGGCCGGAAACCAGCCTTGCCGTGCTGGAACCCACCAGCCGTGTGCGCCCCTATGCCGAGCTGCGCAAGGAGGTGGAAGAACACCCCCTTTCCCGCATGCTGGAGGAAGAGCTGGGTGCCTCGCTCATCCACTTCCGCCACAAGGACGAGCCCGGCAAATAAGGGCTGCCTCAGGCAAAACACGACATGTATGAAGTCCCCGCTGTTTTCATTGAACAGCGGGGACTTTTTCTTGTCATGGCGGCTGGGGCAGGAAGACGTGCGGTGGCTTCAACGGACAAGCCGCCGCACAAGGAATACGGGTCAGGCTGCATCAGCAGCGCTTAAAATGTTGTATTTTTCTCAGCTGTTACATCTCCAGCAACAACCCTGTTTCTTCCTGCGTTTTTGGCTT is drawn from Desulfovibrio mangrovi and contains these coding sequences:
- a CDS encoding putative bifunctional diguanylate cyclase/phosphodiesterase — protein: MAGSTPDGSLSACESGEAVAGNNACGDLRRALFECRQRFAVLAENLFNWEVWQGPDGRMEFISDACERICGYSAESFYRNPDFFSAIMHEADIPIWRKLQAMMQGGARAGEAEFRLRTPDGRERWIHYLVRRVENDGGEFMGYRAICRDISERKLMAMQLKHQAWHDPLTDLPNRTLCMDRLGRTLERVKRKGGSDFVLAFVDLDRFKVINDSLGHGIGDQILRETALRLMREVRAMDTVSRIGGDEFVILLEEVDSLDEAQGVIRRIMDAVEEPITIGPRIVRVTASFGVIMGGSGYGTADEVLRNAHIAMHHAREEGWGNMVVFNDNMLERAMNLMHIEMDLYRALDMEEFFLVYQPIVNLGCRSITGFEALVRWNHPERGTVSPAEFIPVSEGTGQILNIGKWVLYEACRAMARWREEFPEFEDMLVSVNLSARQLSQPGMVDQVADVLRATGLPPRCLKLEVTETMLMGNPEFANMALRRLKEIGVKLCIDDFGTGYSSLTYLQAFPIDTLKVDRSFVAKMSRDPGNFKIVQAVVALAHSLGLEVVAEGVEEEEQRIMLSELRCEGGQGYLFSRPVRAEEVPTLVFGVSVNTEPMKGVA
- a CDS encoding M15 family metallopeptidase gives rise to the protein MLNRRHFLQHICGCTAALAVQSLLPAPVRAAAAISSSTLDGTALHLAPQAGAYDLHIRDYYDKMRHFDSPFEGDIILQGEHRDILYRTLQRIQRMVDTVGYANFSLLGFDDAVRLGRNYPKIGTFTKNELEFMECQFYADAAIYGFYGVKVITRLTERISQKNVIKVPYSGNYLFKGEPHDTWLAIQKTLGNTVVLTSGVRGVMKQFHLFLNKAVQNDANLSLASRSLAPPGYSFHGVSDFDVGQRDFGEYNFTDRFTETDVFARLAELGYLTLRYPRGNRLGVRFEPWHVKVNQA
- the flgC gene encoding flagellar basal body rod protein FlgC, whose amino-acid sequence is MDFMTALDIGASALSAERTHMNIISMNLANAKTTRTPEGGPYRRKTVLMAATEVDHPFSKQMQSALDRELRGVRVMHVAQDKRPLKQVYEPGHPDANAEGYVFYPDINVVEEMAHLMTVQRGYEANVSTMDAVKAMYNKALELAK
- the fliE gene encoding flagellar hook-basal body complex protein FliE; this translates as MSIQNIGMKAYSSAMHNFSKAQKATTGESFTLPKAPKTSFVETVKDSVQKTNEMQGEKERQIKSFASGETQNVHELMITLQKASLAMSMTSAVRNKVMEAYKELSRTSF
- a CDS encoding ATP-binding protein, coding for MTTDRTFRRYPFLYGVFLFVVLLMAVTWTIYEEQRQMDYIDSRLKTAALSIKHMLAEDFHDRATGPDSISYEEEMENRKRVNDLTLFSGLTYAYTVVGNHGKYFFAAPTVSEEEAASRKRWYYYPYEDVPDSFVSALRTGRAVFASYTDQWGTFRSVVIPETSPGGRTYLACADYDISHITALRVRNFFIAAIITAALILASLPLQALYHRSVKRFVQELTNINGELIRAKEAAEAATQAKSLFLANMSHEFRTPLNGIAGVLQMLQTQITHPGQKELLSMAIQSSERLSRLISDLLDLAKIEAGKIDIISRPFILRDLLDDVAGHFAQRYKNNAVTFRSDIDEAIPRCVEGDAERLHQVLANLMSNACKYTDAGTIALTARLLSVQNGTKAKVIFTVEDTGCGIEPETLPFLLEPFSQADQSFTRKHQGAGLGLAICKTLVAEMGGVFTIESKTGLGTKVSFTIPLAFSSSDEAQLRASKPVTPVKGKRSVLIVEDDPVTQHVVKTLLTEREWVTQAVNNGQEALDTLLEKPFDLVLLDIQLPVMNGVEMLQKLRNDKQYQRIAATPVVVLTAYAMKGDKERFLEAGANGYISKPFSHEEFWGIINKWVSASPHKRKGEKA
- a CDS encoding tetratricopeptide repeat protein; this translates as MSNHLDYEINKELGECYLFMGELDKAEEYYKKAANSNGVHPDPYLGLATIAVQRGKLDEALVLYKKADSIESNDKALAGMGLIHMDRGNNKEALEFFVRALEHNPDNMIAMSGMIQEGYALNCVADIVPVLISSLEHDPNKDAVRFSLAGCLIWLGKNAEAMEHLELLLKKDPENEGARQLYEKASGAL
- a CDS encoding M14 family metallopeptidase, translating into MKYILGLLLVLCTTLAAHARNPLDFTLLKLGNDPAGPTLLVIGGIQGDEPGGFNAAGVLASHYAITKGNVWVVPNLNFPSIINRSRGLHGDMNRKFARLGKEDPEYNTVEKIKSIILHPQVDLILNLHDGSGFYRPKWENSVRNPDRWGQSVIIDQESLEDSRFGNLAAMATVAVADANNALLVPEHLYHLKNTRTRDGDVEMEKTLTYFAINHGKPAFGVEASKSFNTATRAYYHVRILESFMRQAGIRFERDFTLTPEGLEAAMNRNLHLAFHDGRLKLDMDNIRSTLRYMPLSRNAGNDFIPSKPLLTVVDEGNGYRVYYGNNRITQLMPQYFDYDDSLKTLRLMVDGKQTAAPIGSMVQVGEAFEVTPEEGYRVNVIGFTRSGVENECGISISKNDIMDAYSIDKAGTVYRVEVYRENKFSGMVLVRFGDANVHLVQNNAPPSEDTMGR
- the flgB gene encoding flagellar basal body rod protein FlgB produces the protein MKSLFSSHMSITEKVLDMQLKRQNVVMSNLANLKTPGYKERTLEFEEDLQKALNLDAQGKMTRTSGSHMPAVFNPDNFGPEWGKVFKPRVVHGEDQVDIDKEMAKMAKNNMRYNALATVLKGNFEGLNKIITEGQK